From Phragmites australis chromosome 5, lpPhrAust1.1, whole genome shotgun sequence, a single genomic window includes:
- the LOC133919961 gene encoding cyclic nucleotide-gated ion channel 17-like, which translates to MTRLFSRIFRVSTEPPGPLKPAIPIHQKQAALAASKHGVAISRKHMAFVAGDEQWYNKIFDPSSEFILTWNRVFLFSCFVSLFIDPLYFYVPKIIYASPNSCVGTDRRFAIGVTFLRSIADLLYVLHIIIKFRTAFMNPSSTLRVFGRGDLVTDPKEIAWKYLRSDFAVDVAAALPLPQIIVWFVIPAIKYSTSEHNNNILVLIVLAQYLPRLYLIFPLTYEIVKATGVVAKTAWEGAAYNLVLYMIASHVLGALWYLLSVDRQTACWKKSCRNETGCDIKFLDCDATPNHNWATTTAVFSDCNASDGSINFDFGMFQPALLNQAPAQSFAMKYFYSLWWGLQNLSCYGQTLTVSTYIGETLYCIFLAVLGLILFAHLIGNVQTYLQSITVRVEEWRLKQRDTEEWMRHRQLPHELRERVRRFIQYKWLATRGVNEESILHALPTDLRRDIKRHLCLGLVRRVPFFSQMDDQLLDAICERLVSALCTKGTYIVREGDPVTEMLFIIRGKLESSTTNGGRTGFFNSITLKPGDFCGEELLGWALVPKPTTNLPSSTRTVKALIEVEAFALQAEDLKFVANQFRRLHSKKLQHTFRCHSHHWRTWASCFIQTAWQRFKRRKMAKDLSMRESFNSVRLDELGYEDDSPPKNSLALKFIARTRKVPQNMKELPKLRKPHEPDFSAEPDD; encoded by the exons ATGACCAGATTATTCTCCAGAATTTTTCGGGTGTCGACTGAGCCCCCAGGCCCCCTGAAGCCAGCCATACCGATTCACCAGAAGCAGGCGGCTCTCGCGGCTAGCAAGCATGGCGTGGCGATCTCGAGGAAGCACATGGCTTTTGTGGCGGGAGATGAGCAGTGGTACAATAAGATTTTTGATCCGTCAAGCGAATTCATCTTGACATGGAACCGCGTCTTCCTCTTTTCCTGCTTcgtctctctatttatagaccctCTCTACTTCTATGTGCCCAAGATCATCTACGCCAGTCCCAATTCCTGTGTTGGGACAGACAGACGTTTCGCCATCGGTGTCACATTCCTTCGATCAATTGCTGATTTATTATATGTCTTGCACATCATAATAAAGTTCAGAACCGCATTTATGAATCCAAGCTCGACCTTGAGGGTGTTTGGAAGAGGAGATCTTGTCACAGATCCCAAGGAAATCGCATGGAAATATTTGAGGTCTGACTTTGCTGTTGATGTGGCGGCCGCATTGCCTTTGCCACAG ATCATTGTCTGGTTTGTGATACCAGCTATAAAGTATTCCACTTCTGAGCATAACAATAACATTCTGGTGCTCATAGTTCTTGCTCAGTATTTACCAAGATTATATCTCATATTCCCGTTAACTTATGAAATTGTCAAAGCTACTGGTGTTGTTGCTAAGACTGCTTGGGAAGGGGCTGCGTACAACCTGGTCCTCTACATGATAGCTAGTCAT GTACTAGGTGCACTCTGGTATTTGCTATCTGTTGATCGCCAGACAGCCTGCTGGAAAAAGAGTTGCAGGAATGAAACTGGTTGTGATATTAAGTTCCTAGATTGTGATGCAACACCAAATCATAATTGGGCAACTACAACTGCTGTCTTCAGCGATTGTAATGCTAGTGATGGCTCcatcaattttgattttggCATGTTCCAGCCTGCATTGTTGAATCAAGCACCTGCTCAAAGTTTCGCGATGAAGTATTTCTATTCCCTCTGGTGGGGGTTGCAGAATTTGAG CTGTTACGGCCAGACTCTTACTGTGAGTACCTATATTGGTGAGACGCTCTATTGTATATTCTTGGCAGTACTTGGTCTCATCTTGTTTGCGCATTTGATTGGAAATGTGCAG ACCTACCTGCAATCTATCACTGTGAGAGTTGAGGAATGGAGATTAAAGCAAAGAGATACTGAGGAGTGGATGAGACATCGTCAACTTCCTCATGAACTGCGGGAAAGGGTGAGACGATTCATCCAGTACAAGTGGCTAGCGACTCGAGGTGTGAATGAAGAGTCTATACTGCATGCTCTACCCACAGATCTTCGGCGTGACATTAAGCGCCACCTTTGCTTGGGTCTTGTTCGCCGG GTTCCATTTTTCTCCCAGATGGATGATCAACTTCTTGATGCCATCTGTGAGCGTCTTGTATCAGCACTGTGCACAAAGGGCACATACATTGTCCGGGAGGGTGATCCAGTGACTGAGATGCTCTTCATCATCCGTGGGAAACTGGAAAGCTCCACAACAAATGGTGGTCGCACAGGcttcttcaattcaattacCCTGAAACCTGGTGATTTCTGCGGCGAGGAACTTCTTGGATGGGCTCTTGTCCCCAAGCCTACTACCAACTTGCCATCATCCACTCGGACAGTGAAGGCACTCATAGAAGTGGAGGCCTTTGCACTCCAGGCCGAGGATCTCAAGTTTGTCGCCAATCAGTTCAGGCGACTGCACAGCAAGAAGTTGCAACACACTTTCCGGTGCCACTCGCACCACTGGAGAACTTGGGCCTCATGCTTCATTCAAACTGCTTGGCAGCGTTtcaagaggaggaagatggcAAAGGACTTGAGTATGAGAGAGTCTTTCAATTCTGTTAGATTAGATGAGTTGGGTTACGAAGATGACTCTCCACCCAAGAATAGTCTCGCTCTAAAATTCATAGCTAGGACTAGGAAAGTGCCTCAGAACATGAAAGAATTGCCTAAGCTAAGGAAGCCACACGAGCCGGATTTCTCAGCTGAACCTGATGACTAA